One genomic segment of Pseudomonas chlororaphis subsp. aurantiaca includes these proteins:
- a CDS encoding sensor histidine kinase, which produces MYASLKSTATRLLSRIHLRWLNLLLCSCSALGSLAVYCLSTTFPLSLLILNLAALASIWAYYGDSRKSIKFQPQELADRLLEVQENERHRLSRELHDDIGQLLTAAKLQSEWLKRRLPEDLQQHCTTLQSTLEETLAKVRDVSAILNPRQLASLGLEASLRAHLLKTLENTSVHWSLECKQRLAGIPEEMAVAAFRITQEAVTNMLRHAQANNLLVRLQRLPEGLSLFISDDGRGFSPAANPGAQGQRGMAGMSERIAQLGGTLKVSSQPDQGTQIEALFPWAPRALERASTNKVLH; this is translated from the coding sequence ATGTACGCCAGCCTCAAGTCAACCGCCACCAGGCTTCTTTCTCGAATACACCTGCGCTGGCTCAACCTGTTGCTGTGCTCATGCTCGGCACTTGGAAGCCTGGCCGTCTATTGCCTGTCGACTACCTTTCCCCTCAGCCTGCTGATCCTGAATCTGGCGGCCCTGGCCAGTATCTGGGCCTATTACGGCGATTCGCGCAAATCGATCAAGTTCCAGCCTCAGGAGCTGGCGGACCGTTTGCTGGAAGTCCAGGAAAACGAGCGCCATCGGCTCAGTCGTGAATTGCATGATGATATTGGTCAGTTGTTGACCGCCGCCAAGCTGCAAAGCGAATGGCTCAAGCGTCGCCTGCCCGAAGACCTGCAACAGCATTGCACGACGCTTCAAAGCACATTGGAAGAAACCCTGGCCAAGGTGCGCGATGTATCGGCCATTCTCAATCCCCGGCAATTGGCCAGCCTGGGCCTGGAAGCCAGCCTGCGGGCCCACTTGCTGAAGACCCTGGAAAACACTTCCGTGCACTGGAGCCTGGAATGCAAGCAGCGCCTGGCTGGCATCCCCGAGGAGATGGCGGTGGCCGCCTTTCGCATCACCCAGGAAGCCGTCACCAACATGCTGCGTCACGCCCAGGCGAATAACCTGCTGGTACGCCTGCAACGCCTGCCCGAGGGGCTTTCGCTGTTTATCAGCGACGATGGTCGTGGCTTTTCTCCGGCGGCCAATCCTGGCGCACAAGGACAACGCGGCATGGCGGGCATGTCGGAAAGAATCGCGCAACTGGGTGGCACCCTGAAGGTTTCCAGCCAGCCCGACCAGGGCACACAAATCGAAGCGCTCTTCCCCTGGGCGCCTCGCGCACTCGAACGGGCCAGTACGAATAAGGTTTTACATTGA
- the ppnP gene encoding pyrimidine/purine nucleoside phosphorylase, which translates to MFKVNEYFDGTVKSIAFGTAEGPATIGVMAPGEYEFGTAQREIMHVVSGALTVKLPDSNDWETFAAGSQFNVPANSKFQLKVAVDTAYLCEYRG; encoded by the coding sequence ATGTTTAAAGTCAACGAGTACTTCGACGGCACCGTCAAGTCGATTGCCTTCGGCACGGCCGAAGGTCCCGCCACCATCGGCGTCATGGCTCCGGGCGAATACGAATTCGGCACCGCTCAACGGGAAATCATGCACGTGGTATCCGGCGCCCTGACCGTCAAGCTACCTGACAGCAACGACTGGGAAACCTTTGCCGCCGGCAGCCAGTTCAACGTACCGGCCAACAGCAAGTTCCAGCTGAAGGTCGCCGTCGACACCGCCTACCTGTGCGAATACCGCGGCTGA
- a CDS encoding exonuclease domain-containing protein has product MPHWLVIDLEATTDEGGWPVTDMEIIEIGATLVNREGRELDHFQRFVRPLRRPMLTPFCRELTRITQAQIDGAQPLSEVWLLFERWLGQHHARLEGWASWGDYDRKQLLQEWQRSQLHSALAQLPHMNLKQRFAKARRLERPLGLNSALQLAGLQFTGQQHRALEDARNTARLLPLILPG; this is encoded by the coding sequence ATGCCCCACTGGTTGGTAATTGATCTGGAAGCCACCACGGACGAAGGAGGCTGGCCGGTGACCGACATGGAAATCATCGAGATCGGCGCCACCCTGGTGAACCGCGAAGGGCGTGAACTGGACCATTTCCAGCGCTTCGTGCGCCCGCTGCGGCGGCCGATGCTGACGCCGTTCTGCCGTGAACTCACCCGCATCACCCAGGCCCAGATCGACGGCGCCCAGCCGTTGAGCGAGGTCTGGCTGCTGTTCGAACGCTGGCTGGGCCAGCACCATGCGCGCCTGGAAGGCTGGGCCAGCTGGGGCGACTACGATCGCAAGCAGTTGCTGCAGGAGTGGCAACGCTCGCAACTGCACAGCGCCCTCGCCCAACTGCCGCACATGAACCTCAAGCAACGCTTCGCCAAGGCCCGCCGCCTCGAACGACCGCTGGGCCTGAACAGCGCGCTGCAACTCGCCGGGCTACAGTTCACCGGCCAGCAGCATCGCGCCCTGGAAGATGCCCGCAATACGGCGCGTTTATTGCCTCTGATTCTTCCCGGCTGA
- a CDS encoding MOSC domain-containing protein encodes MRLSALYRYPLKSGKGESLQQVALDRLGLEGDRRWMLVDEPSGRFLTQRAVPHMSQLSALWNAEGGLTLSTPGHPSLDVPLPGADAPLRGVTIWRDTLQVPDAGEAAHAWLSEFIGKPTRLVQVPLDRARTTQAGYGKDDDQVAFADGFPLLLIGESSREDLSSRVGRPLEMLRFRPNLVIEGFPAFAEDGWKRIRIGDIEFRVVKPCARCILTTIDPQTGERSADREPLATLQQYRAQEGGAMFGQNLVNDGIGRLEVGMPVTVLE; translated from the coding sequence ATGCGTCTCAGCGCGCTTTATCGATACCCCTTGAAGTCCGGCAAGGGCGAATCCCTGCAACAGGTCGCGTTGGACAGGCTGGGGCTGGAGGGAGATCGACGCTGGATGCTGGTCGATGAACCCAGCGGACGCTTCCTGACCCAGCGCGCGGTCCCGCACATGAGCCAGCTGTCGGCGCTGTGGAATGCCGAGGGGGGGCTGACCCTCAGCACGCCCGGCCACCCATCTCTCGACGTGCCACTGCCTGGTGCGGATGCCCCGTTGCGTGGCGTGACCATCTGGCGCGACACCCTGCAGGTGCCGGATGCAGGCGAGGCGGCCCATGCCTGGCTGAGCGAATTCATTGGCAAGCCGACCCGCCTGGTACAGGTGCCCCTGGACCGTGCGCGCACCACTCAGGCCGGTTACGGCAAGGATGACGATCAGGTGGCCTTTGCCGACGGTTTTCCGCTGTTGCTGATCGGCGAGTCTTCCCGGGAAGATCTGTCCAGTCGCGTCGGCCGTCCCCTGGAGATGCTGCGTTTTCGTCCCAACCTGGTGATCGAAGGTTTCCCGGCATTCGCCGAGGACGGCTGGAAGCGCATCCGCATCGGCGATATCGAGTTTCGGGTGGTCAAGCCTTGTGCGCGTTGCATCCTCACCACCATCGATCCGCAGACCGGCGAGCGCAGCGCCGACCGTGAACCGCTGGCTACGCTGCAGCAGTACCGGGCGCAAGAAGGTGGGGCGATGTTCGGGCAGAACCTGGTGAACGATGGCATCGGCCGGCTGGAAGTCGGCATGCCGGTCACTGTGCTGGAATAA
- the atuD gene encoding citronellyl-CoA dehydrogenase, with protein sequence MIFTQEHEELRRTVHNFVEREINPYVDEWEKAGRFPIHEIFRKAGELGLLGISKPEKFGGMGLDYSYSIVAAEEFGTIHCGGIPMAIGVQTDMCTPALARFGSDELREEFLRPAISGEMVGCIGVSEVGAGSDVAGLKTSARKDGDDYVINGSKMWITNSPSADFICLLANTSDDKPHVNKSLIMVPMNSPGISLSPHLDKLGMRSSETAQVFFDNVRVPQRNRIGHEGAGFMMQMLQFQEERLFGAANMIKGLEYCVDSTIEYCKERKTFGSALIDNQVIHFRLAELSTEIECLRALVYQATEQYVRGQDVTRLASMAKLKAGRLGREVSDSCLQYWGGMGFMWDNPVARAYRDVRLVSIGGGADEIMLGIICKLMGILPGKRK encoded by the coding sequence ATGATCTTCACCCAGGAACATGAAGAACTGCGGCGCACGGTGCACAACTTTGTCGAACGCGAGATCAACCCGTACGTCGACGAGTGGGAAAAGGCCGGGCGCTTTCCGATCCACGAGATTTTCCGCAAGGCCGGCGAACTGGGCCTGCTGGGCATCTCCAAGCCGGAGAAGTTCGGCGGCATGGGCCTGGACTACAGCTATTCGATAGTCGCCGCCGAAGAGTTCGGCACCATCCATTGCGGCGGCATCCCGATGGCCATCGGCGTGCAGACCGACATGTGCACCCCGGCCCTGGCGCGCTTCGGCTCCGACGAGCTGCGCGAGGAATTCCTGCGCCCGGCCATCAGCGGGGAAATGGTCGGCTGCATCGGTGTCTCCGAAGTCGGCGCCGGCTCCGACGTGGCCGGGCTCAAGACCAGCGCGCGCAAGGACGGCGACGACTATGTGATCAACGGCAGCAAGATGTGGATCACCAACTCCCCCAGCGCCGACTTCATCTGCCTGCTGGCCAACACCTCGGACGACAAACCCCACGTCAACAAGTCGCTGATCATGGTGCCGATGAACAGCCCCGGCATCAGCCTCAGCCCGCACCTGGACAAGCTCGGCATGCGCAGTTCGGAAACCGCCCAGGTGTTTTTCGACAATGTGCGCGTGCCCCAGCGTAACCGCATCGGCCACGAAGGTGCCGGTTTCATGATGCAGATGCTGCAATTCCAGGAAGAGCGGCTGTTCGGCGCGGCCAACATGATCAAGGGCCTGGAGTACTGCGTCGACAGCACCATCGAGTACTGCAAGGAACGCAAGACCTTCGGCAGCGCGCTGATCGACAACCAGGTGATCCACTTCCGCCTGGCCGAGCTGTCCACCGAAATCGAGTGCCTGCGGGCCCTGGTGTACCAGGCCACCGAACAATACGTGCGGGGCCAGGACGTCACCCGCCTGGCGTCCATGGCCAAGCTCAAGGCCGGGCGCCTGGGCCGCGAAGTCAGCGACAGCTGCCTGCAATACTGGGGCGGCATGGGCTTCATGTGGGACAACCCGGTGGCCCGCGCCTACCGCGACGTGCGCCTGGTCTCGATCGGCGGCGGCGCCGACGAAATCATGCTGGGCATCATCTGCAAACTCATGGGCATCCTGCCGGGGAAAAGAAAATGA
- the atuC gene encoding geranyl-CoA carboxylase subunit beta, with the protein MPVIQSQLDPHSPPFLQNREAMLAGLAQIRQLEQNLLAKAAEAKAKFEKRGQLLPRERLNLLLDPGAPFLELASLAGYKLHDDKDGSQAGGGLIAGIGYVSGVRVLVVANNSAIKGGTISPSGLKKSLRLQQIAMENKLPVVTLAESGGANLNYAAEIFVEGARSFANQARMSAMGLPQITVVHGSATAGGAYQPGLSDYVVVVRGKAKLFLAGPPLLKAATGEVATDEELGGAEMHAQVAGTAEYLAENDGDGVRIVREILGALPWNARLPLQPPRAYAEPLYPIDELLGLIPDDPKKPYDAREIVARIADGSNFLEFKGEFDQQTLCGHLQIQGRPCGFIGNNGPITPKGASKAAQFIQLCDQSRTPLLFFHNTTGFMVGTESEQQGVIKHGSKLIQAVANARVPKLTIVVGGSYGAGNYAMCGRGLDPRFIFAWPNSRTAVMGGAQAGKVLRIVTEAKHAKQGQAADPQMLDMLEQVTAQKLDSQSTALYGSANLWDDGLIDPRDTRTLLGYLLDICHEAQVRQLQPNSFGVARF; encoded by the coding sequence ATGCCGGTCATCCAGTCCCAACTCGACCCTCACAGCCCGCCGTTCCTGCAGAACCGCGAAGCGATGCTGGCCGGCCTGGCGCAGATCCGCCAACTGGAACAGAACCTGCTGGCCAAGGCCGCCGAGGCCAAGGCGAAATTCGAAAAGCGCGGGCAACTGCTGCCCCGCGAACGCCTCAACCTGCTGCTGGACCCCGGCGCGCCCTTTCTCGAACTGGCGAGCCTGGCCGGCTACAAGCTGCATGACGACAAGGACGGCAGCCAGGCCGGTGGCGGGCTGATCGCCGGCATCGGCTACGTCAGCGGCGTGCGGGTGCTGGTGGTGGCCAACAACAGTGCGATCAAGGGCGGCACCATCTCCCCCAGCGGCCTGAAAAAATCCCTGCGCCTGCAACAGATCGCCATGGAAAACAAACTGCCGGTGGTGACCCTGGCCGAAAGTGGTGGCGCCAACCTCAATTACGCAGCAGAGATCTTCGTCGAAGGCGCGCGCAGTTTCGCCAACCAGGCGCGCATGTCGGCCATGGGCCTGCCGCAGATCACCGTGGTGCACGGCTCGGCCACCGCCGGCGGCGCCTACCAGCCGGGGCTGTCGGATTACGTGGTGGTGGTGCGCGGCAAGGCCAAGCTGTTTCTCGCCGGCCCGCCCCTGCTCAAGGCTGCCACTGGTGAGGTGGCCACCGATGAAGAACTGGGCGGCGCCGAGATGCATGCACAGGTGGCCGGCACCGCCGAATACCTGGCGGAAAACGACGGCGACGGCGTGCGCATCGTGCGGGAAATTCTCGGCGCCCTGCCGTGGAATGCCCGGCTGCCGCTGCAGCCTCCGCGCGCTTATGCGGAACCGCTGTACCCGATCGACGAACTGCTGGGGCTGATTCCCGACGACCCGAAAAAACCTTATGACGCCCGGGAAATCGTCGCGCGCATCGCCGACGGTTCGAACTTCCTCGAATTCAAGGGCGAGTTCGACCAGCAGACCCTCTGCGGCCATTTGCAGATCCAGGGGCGCCCTTGCGGTTTTATCGGCAATAACGGGCCGATCACCCCGAAAGGCGCGAGCAAGGCCGCGCAGTTCATTCAGTTGTGCGACCAGAGCCGCACCCCGCTGCTGTTTTTCCACAACACTACCGGCTTCATGGTCGGCACCGAGTCGGAGCAGCAAGGCGTGATCAAGCACGGTTCCAAGCTTATCCAGGCGGTGGCCAATGCCCGGGTGCCGAAGCTGACGATCGTGGTCGGCGGCTCCTACGGCGCCGGCAACTACGCCATGTGCGGCCGCGGCCTGGATCCGCGCTTCATCTTCGCCTGGCCCAACAGCCGCACCGCGGTGATGGGCGGCGCCCAGGCCGGCAAGGTGCTGCGCATCGTCACCGAGGCCAAGCACGCCAAGCAGGGCCAGGCGGCCGATCCGCAGATGCTGGATATGCTGGAACAGGTCACCGCGCAGAAACTCGACAGCCAGTCCACGGCCTTGTATGGCAGCGCCAACCTGTGGGACGACGGACTGATCGACCCACGGGATACCCGCACCCTGCTGGGTTATCTGCTGGATATCTGCCACGAGGCGCAGGTGCGTCAGCTACAGCCCAATAGCTTCGGTGTCGCGAGGTTCTGA
- a CDS encoding response regulator has translation MTCNLLLVDDHSLIRAGVRALVMDIPGYAVIGEANDGAQVLEMVERLSPDIILLDISMKDIGGLEALKKLKVVHPQSKVLILSMHTDPALIMQALESGAHGYLLKDTTANELEHALDALRNNERYLSPAIAHTVINQALIRVQKPHPEPVETHNLTARQLEILRLIVRGKSTREIAHGLGLSIKTVETHRSQIMKRLQIYDVAGLVLFAVREQIISLDD, from the coding sequence TTGACCTGCAATTTACTTCTGGTGGATGACCACTCGCTCATCAGGGCTGGCGTGCGTGCCCTGGTCATGGACATTCCTGGCTATGCCGTGATCGGCGAAGCCAACGATGGCGCACAAGTATTGGAAATGGTCGAGAGGCTGTCGCCAGACATTATCCTGCTGGATATTTCCATGAAGGATATCGGCGGCCTTGAGGCCCTGAAGAAGCTCAAGGTGGTGCATCCGCAGAGCAAAGTACTGATTCTCTCGATGCACACCGATCCGGCGCTGATCATGCAGGCCCTGGAGTCCGGGGCTCATGGCTATCTGCTCAAGGACACCACCGCCAACGAGCTCGAGCACGCGCTCGACGCCTTGCGCAACAACGAGCGTTACCTCAGCCCGGCCATTGCCCACACGGTGATCAACCAGGCGCTGATCCGCGTGCAGAAACCCCATCCAGAACCCGTTGAAACCCATAACCTGACCGCACGCCAGCTGGAGATCCTGCGCCTGATCGTTCGCGGTAAATCGACCCGGGAAATCGCTCACGGGCTGGGCCTGAGCATCAAGACCGTGGAAACCCACCGCTCGCAGATCATGAAACGCCTACAGATCTATGACGTAGCCGGCCTGGTGCTGTTTGCCGTCCGCGAACAGATCATCAGCCTCGACGATTAA
- a CDS encoding SDR family oxidoreductase, whose product MAYDSIFKPDLFAGQTIVVTGGGSGIGRCTAHELAALGARVLLVGRKADKLHKVAAEIAEDGGQASGHACDIRDEEAVKTLVSELIRDHGPLHGLVNNAGGQYPSPLASINQKGFETVLRTNLVGGFLMAREVFNQSMSKHGGSIVNMLADMWGGMPGMGHSGAARSGMDNFTKTAAFEWGHAGVRVNAVAPGWIASSGMDTYEGAFKAVIPTLREHVPLKRIGTESEVSAAIVFLLSPAAAFISGSTLRIDGAASLGSRAWPLHKASHSQSYNGFHRAYLPDVLKDQE is encoded by the coding sequence GTGGCTTACGACTCGATTTTCAAACCCGACCTGTTCGCCGGCCAGACCATAGTCGTCACCGGTGGCGGCAGCGGCATCGGGCGCTGCACCGCCCACGAACTGGCGGCCCTTGGCGCCCGCGTGCTGCTGGTAGGACGCAAGGCGGACAAGCTGCACAAGGTGGCCGCGGAGATTGCCGAAGACGGCGGCCAGGCCAGCGGGCATGCCTGCGATATCCGGGACGAGGAAGCGGTCAAGACCCTGGTCAGTGAACTGATCCGTGACCACGGGCCGCTGCATGGCCTGGTCAACAATGCCGGCGGGCAGTACCCCTCGCCCCTGGCCTCGATCAACCAGAAAGGTTTTGAAACCGTGCTGCGTACCAACCTGGTGGGCGGCTTTCTCATGGCCCGGGAAGTCTTCAACCAGTCCATGAGCAAGCACGGCGGCAGCATCGTCAACATGCTCGCCGACATGTGGGGCGGCATGCCCGGCATGGGCCATTCCGGCGCCGCGCGCTCGGGGATGGACAACTTCACCAAGACCGCCGCATTCGAATGGGGCCATGCCGGGGTGCGGGTCAATGCCGTGGCGCCGGGCTGGATCGCTTCCAGCGGCATGGACACCTACGAAGGCGCATTCAAGGCGGTGATCCCGACCTTGCGCGAACACGTGCCGCTCAAGCGCATCGGCACCGAGTCGGAGGTCAGCGCCGCCATCGTCTTCCTGCTCAGCCCGGCGGCCGCCTTCATCAGCGGCAGCACCTTGCGCATCGACGGTGCCGCCAGCCTCGGCAGCCGCGCCTGGCCGCTGCACAAGGCCTCCCATAGCCAGTCCTACAACGGCTTCCACCGCGCTTATCTGCCCGACGTGCTCAAGGACCAGGAGTAA
- a CDS encoding enoyl-CoA hydratase/isomerase family protein yields the protein MSRLPACETLLLAPRGGVLHITLDRPDSRNAMSLQMVAELRAVLAAVRDDRDIRALVLRGAGGQFCAGGDLKDMAAARAEGASAYRELNRAFGTLLEEAQHTPQVLIVLLQGAVLGGGFGLACVSDIAIADHQAQFGMPETSLGLLPAQIAPFVVKRIGLTQARRLALTAARFDGNEAARLGLVHFVEDSPQALAERLDEVLAHVLCCAPEANAATKALLLASAEEPLAPLLDRAAEQFAAAVTGAEGIEGTMAFVQKRKPAWASEPPPEQTPPTSGI from the coding sequence ATGAGCCGCCTGCCCGCCTGCGAAACCCTGCTGCTGGCGCCCCGCGGTGGCGTCCTGCACATCACCCTCGATCGCCCGGACAGCCGCAATGCCATGAGCCTGCAAATGGTCGCCGAATTGCGCGCGGTGCTGGCGGCGGTACGCGATGATCGCGACATTCGCGCCCTGGTGCTGAGGGGCGCCGGCGGGCAATTCTGCGCCGGTGGCGACCTGAAAGACATGGCCGCTGCCCGCGCCGAGGGCGCCAGCGCCTACCGCGAACTGAACCGGGCATTCGGCACGCTGCTCGAAGAAGCCCAGCACACTCCGCAGGTGCTGATCGTGCTGCTGCAAGGCGCGGTGCTGGGCGGCGGCTTCGGCCTGGCCTGTGTCAGCGATATCGCCATCGCCGATCATCAGGCGCAGTTCGGCATGCCGGAAACCAGCCTCGGCCTGCTGCCGGCGCAAATCGCCCCGTTCGTGGTCAAGCGCATCGGCCTGACCCAGGCCCGTCGGCTGGCGCTGACCGCCGCACGCTTTGATGGCAACGAAGCCGCGCGATTGGGCCTGGTGCATTTCGTCGAAGACAGCCCGCAGGCCCTGGCCGAACGCCTCGATGAAGTGCTGGCCCATGTGCTGTGCTGCGCGCCCGAGGCCAACGCCGCGACCAAGGCCCTGTTGCTGGCCAGCGCTGAAGAACCGCTGGCGCCCCTGCTCGATCGCGCGGCGGAACAGTTCGCCGCCGCCGTCACTGGTGCCGAAGGCATCGAGGGGACCATGGCCTTCGTGCAGAAACGCAAACCGGCGTGGGCGTCTGAACCACCTCCCGAGCAGACACCTCCGACTTCAGGAATCTGA
- a CDS encoding chemotaxis protein CheV: MAGILDTVDQRTQLVGENRLEILMFRLAGRQLFAINVFKVQEVLQLPKLTLMPQRHPFVCGVVNLRGQTLPVIDLSQAIGMRPLVPGPNSTIIVTEYNRSVQAFLVGGVDRIVNMNWEAILPPPTSAGRQHYLTAISKVDDQLVEIIDVEKVLAEIVPYNAKVSRDKLDDPVLERARGREVLLVDDSNVALSQLRDTLGQLGVKMHIASDGLKALKMLKAWADTGGDMTDKLLMVFTDAEMPEMDGYRLTTEIRNDPRLRGLYVVLHTSLSGSFNESMVKKVGCDNFLSKFQPDKLVDVVRQRLMLDEVPA, translated from the coding sequence ATGGCCGGCATTCTCGACACGGTAGATCAACGCACGCAACTGGTGGGTGAGAATCGCCTGGAAATCCTCATGTTCCGTCTGGCCGGGCGACAGTTGTTCGCGATCAACGTGTTCAAGGTGCAGGAAGTCCTGCAATTGCCGAAGCTGACCCTGATGCCCCAGCGCCATCCGTTCGTCTGTGGCGTGGTCAACCTGCGGGGGCAGACGCTGCCGGTCATCGACCTGTCCCAGGCGATCGGCATGCGGCCGCTGGTGCCGGGTCCCAACAGCACCATCATCGTCACCGAGTACAACCGTTCGGTGCAGGCCTTCCTGGTGGGAGGCGTCGACCGCATCGTCAACATGAACTGGGAAGCCATCCTGCCACCGCCGACCAGTGCCGGGCGCCAGCATTACCTGACGGCAATCAGCAAGGTCGACGATCAACTGGTCGAGATCATCGACGTGGAAAAGGTCCTGGCCGAAATCGTCCCGTACAACGCCAAGGTCTCGCGCGACAAGCTCGACGACCCGGTGCTTGAGCGTGCCCGCGGCCGTGAAGTGCTGCTGGTGGACGACTCCAACGTGGCGCTGTCGCAATTGCGCGACACCCTGGGCCAGCTGGGGGTGAAGATGCACATTGCCAGCGATGGCCTGAAGGCCCTGAAGATGCTCAAGGCCTGGGCCGATACCGGGGGCGACATGACCGACAAGCTGCTGATGGTGTTCACCGACGCCGAAATGCCGGAAATGGACGGCTATCGCCTGACCACCGAAATCCGCAATGATCCGCGTCTGCGCGGCCTTTATGTGGTGTTGCACACCTCCCTGTCCGGCAGCTTCAACGAGTCGATGGTGAAGAAGGTCGGTTGCGACAACTTCCTGTCCAAGTTCCAGCCGGACAAACTGGTCGACGTGGTGCGCCAGCGCCTGATGCTGGACGAAGTTCCCGCCTGA
- a CDS encoding acetyl/propionyl/methylcrotonyl-CoA carboxylase subunit alpha, producing the protein MPAFSKILIANRGEIACRIQRTAQALGYRTVAVFSDADADALHVRMADEAVHIGPAVVQQSYLNSQAILDAALRTGADALHPGYGFLSENAEFARACEAAGITFIGPSAEAIELMGSKRLSKLAMLAAGVPCIAGYQGAEQDDTTLQRQAERIGYPLMIKASAGGGGRGMRLVQRADELLAQVRTARSEALHAFGSDELILEQALIEPRHVEIQVFGDRHGQLIYLGERDCSIQRRHQKVVEEAPCPVMTAELRQAMGEAALKAGRAVNYVGAGTVEFLLDARGQFYFLEMNTRLQVEHPVTEMITGLDLVALQLQVAAGQPLPLRQEQVELKGHAIEVRLYAEDPAQGFLPQTGQVRRWEPALGADVRIDHGLLEGHSISPFYDPMLGKLIAHGATREEARRKLLRAVEDTVLTGMASNQKLLANLLRHPGFASGEFSTAFIAEHFADDPSQHPQPPSGAELALAAALLYQHAAQHHGAVLVGWRNNASVPLHYRLGSGEAVWNLELNNQQAGTLQIQHADEGFEVQLLEADGRWACATIDGIRRRYAYTLEAGQLWLFTRPGSLHLQDLSHAPVASQASVHSGMLKAPMDGAIVDVLVSEGATVSKGQLLLVLEAMKMEHPLKAGIDGVIKRLQVNLGDQVKKRQVLLEVE; encoded by the coding sequence ATGCCCGCCTTCAGCAAAATCCTGATCGCCAACCGTGGCGAAATCGCCTGCCGCATCCAGCGCACCGCCCAAGCCCTGGGTTATCGCACCGTGGCGGTGTTCAGCGACGCCGACGCCGATGCGCTGCATGTGCGGATGGCCGACGAGGCGGTGCACATCGGCCCGGCGGTAGTGCAGCAGTCCTACCTGAACAGCCAGGCAATCCTCGATGCAGCCTTGCGCACAGGCGCCGATGCGCTGCATCCCGGCTACGGCTTTCTGTCGGAGAACGCCGAATTCGCCCGCGCCTGTGAGGCGGCCGGCATCACCTTTATCGGGCCCAGCGCCGAGGCCATCGAACTGATGGGCAGCAAGCGCCTGTCCAAGCTGGCGATGCTCGCGGCGGGAGTGCCCTGCATCGCCGGTTATCAGGGCGCGGAACAGGACGATACGACCCTGCAGCGGCAAGCCGAACGCATCGGCTACCCGCTGATGATCAAGGCCAGCGCCGGTGGCGGCGGACGCGGCATGCGCCTGGTGCAACGGGCCGATGAGTTGCTGGCACAGGTGCGCACCGCTCGCTCTGAGGCGCTACACGCCTTTGGCAGCGACGAGTTGATTCTGGAACAGGCGCTGATCGAACCGCGGCATGTGGAAATCCAGGTGTTCGGCGACCGCCACGGCCAGTTGATCTACCTCGGCGAGCGCGACTGCTCGATCCAGCGCCGCCATCAGAAAGTCGTCGAGGAAGCGCCCTGCCCGGTGATGACCGCCGAACTGCGCCAGGCCATGGGCGAAGCCGCCCTCAAGGCGGGCCGCGCGGTGAACTATGTCGGCGCCGGCACCGTGGAGTTTCTCCTCGATGCGCGAGGGCAGTTCTATTTCCTGGAAATGAACACCCGGCTGCAGGTCGAACACCCGGTCACCGAAATGATCACCGGCCTGGACCTGGTGGCCCTGCAGCTGCAGGTGGCGGCCGGTCAACCGCTGCCGCTGCGCCAGGAGCAGGTCGAACTCAAGGGCCATGCCATCGAAGTGCGGCTGTATGCCGAGGACCCGGCGCAGGGCTTCCTGCCGCAAACCGGGCAGGTACGGCGCTGGGAACCAGCGCTGGGCGCCGATGTGCGCATCGATCACGGCCTGCTGGAAGGCCATAGCATCAGCCCGTTCTATGACCCGATGCTGGGCAAGCTCATCGCCCATGGCGCCACCCGCGAAGAGGCGCGCCGCAAGCTGCTGCGCGCGGTCGAAGACACGGTGCTGACAGGTATGGCGAGCAACCAGAAACTGCTGGCGAACCTGCTTCGCCATCCCGGGTTTGCCAGCGGCGAATTCAGCACCGCCTTTATCGCCGAACATTTCGCCGACGATCCAAGCCAGCATCCCCAGCCGCCAAGCGGCGCCGAACTGGCCCTGGCCGCGGCGCTGCTATATCAGCACGCGGCCCAACACCACGGCGCGGTGCTGGTCGGCTGGCGCAACAACGCCAGTGTGCCGCTGCACTATCGCCTGGGCTCGGGTGAAGCCGTGTGGAACCTTGAACTGAATAACCAGCAAGCCGGAACACTACAGATTCAACACGCCGACGAAGGCTTCGAGGTACAGCTTCTGGAAGCGGATGGCCGCTGGGCCTGCGCGACTATCGACGGTATCCGCCGCCGCTACGCCTATACCCTGGAAGCCGGGCAGCTCTGGCTGTTTACCCGTCCTGGCAGCCTGCACCTTCAAGACCTGAGCCACGCACCGGTCGCCAGCCAGGCCAGCGTCCACAGCGGCATGCTCAAGGCGCCCATGGACGGCGCCATCGTCGACGTACTGGTCAGCGAGGGCGCGACCGTCAGCAAGGGGCAACTGCTGCTGGTGCTGGAAGCGATGAAAATGGAGCATCCGCTGAAGGCCGGGATCGATGGCGTGATCAAGCGGCTGCAGGTCAACCTGGGCGATCAGGTGAAAAAACGCCAGGTTCTGCTGGAGGTGGAATAA